Proteins from one Octopus bimaculoides isolate UCB-OBI-ISO-001 chromosome 19, ASM119413v2, whole genome shotgun sequence genomic window:
- the LOC106875421 gene encoding uncharacterized protein LOC106875421 produces MSSESSQKVQSPEDCSSEIESNYDEIVSTFDEMKLRNSLLRGIYAYGFEKPSLIQQRAIVPCIKGHDVIAQAQSGTGKTATFSIAILEQLDMDLHECQALVLAPTRELAQQIQKVVVALGDYMDARCHACIGGTNVHDDRLQLCEGVHTVVGTPGRVSDIIHRKWLVTSHIKIFVLDEADEMLSRGFKDQIYSVFRYMPQNVQVILLSATMPPDVFEVTRQFMRKPIKILVKKEELTLEGIKQFFVHIQQEEWKLDTLIDLYGTLTITQAVIFCNTRRKVDWLTDRMLAKDFTVSAMHGEMDQKERDMIMREFRSGSSRILITTDLLARGIDVQQVSLVINYDLPTNRENYIHRIGRGGRFGRKGVAINFITEDDVRILNDIEQFYNTSIIEMPTNVADLI; encoded by the exons AT GTCTTCAGAATCATCACAAAAGGTTCAATCTCCCGAAGATTGTAGCAGTGAGATTGAA TCAAACTATGATGAAATTGTCTCTACATTTGATGAAATGAAATTGCGGAACTCACTGTTAAGAGGGATATATGCTTATGGTTTTGAAAAGCCTTCTCTTATCCAGCAAAGAGCAATTGTACCTTGTATAAAAG GTCATGATGTTATTGCCCAAGCTCAGTCAGGCACAGGAAAGACTGCCACTTTCTCTATTGCCATTTTGGAACAGTTGGATATGGATCTCCATGAGTGTCAAGCTTTGGTCCTGGCTCCCACTAGGGAATTGGCTCAACAG ATTCAGAAAGTCGTTGTGGCTCTTGGAGATTACATGGATGCAAGATGCCATGCTTGTATTGGTGGAACAAATGTTCATGATGATAGGTTACAATTATGTGAAGGTGTTCACACggttgttggaactcctggacgTGTTAGTGATATAATCCATCGAAAATGGCTTG tAACTtcccatattaaaatatttgtcctTGATGAAGCAGATGAGATGTTGTCCCGAGGTTTCAAAGATCAAATCTACAGTGTTTTTAGATACATGCCCCAGAATGTTCAG GTGATATTATTGTCAGCCACTATGCCACCAGATGTCTTTGAAGTCACCAGACAATTTATGAGGAAGCCTATTAAGATTTTAGTGAAAAAGGAAGAGTTGACTCTGGAAGGTATCAAACAATTCTTCGTTCACATTCAGCAAGAG GAATGGAAACTAGACACGTTAATAGATTTATATGGAACTCTGACAATCACTCAAGCTGTTATATTCTGTAATACTCGTAGGAAAGTAGATTGGCTCACTGATCGGATGTTGGCAAAAGATTTCACTGTTTCTGCTATG CATGGTGAGATGGACCAGAAGGAAAGGGATATGATTATGAGGGAGTTCCGCAGTGGATCTAGTCGTATCCTCATAACTACTGATCTTCTTGCGAGAGGGATTGATGTTCAGCAAGTGTCTCTTGTCATTAATTATGATTTACCTACAAACAGAGAAAACTACATTCACAG aATTGGTAGAGGAGGACGGTTTGGTCGCAAAGGTGTTGCCATCAACTTCATCACTGAGGATGATGTTCGAATTCTCAATGATATAGAACAATTTTACAACACTTCCATCATAGAGATGCCAACGAATGTAGCTGACTTGATTTAA